The genomic DNA TGTTAAGGCTTCTTCTTGGTCATGAGTAACATAAATAAAGGTGATTCCAAGCTTTCTTTGTATGTTTTTAAGCTCTCTTTGCATTTCTTGTCTCATCTTTAAATCGAGTGCAGATAGTGGTTCATCTAATAACAAAAGTTTAGGCTCCATAACTATTGCCCTTGCAATTGCAACTCTTTGTTTTTGTCCTCCAGATAACTCATTGATGTTCCTATAAGCGAATTTTTGCATGCCAATTAAAGAAAGAGATGATTTTACTTTTTCTTTAATTAAATTTTTATTTATTTTTTTCATTCTAAGGCCGAATGAAATATTGTCAAAAACATTCATGTGTGGGAATAGTGCATAATTTTGAAATACAGTATTGAGCTCTCTTTTATTAGGACTAGTTTTTGAAATCTCTTTTGATAGGAAGTAAACTTCGCCTTCATTTTGATTTAAAAAGCCTCCTAATATTTTAATAAGTGTGGTTTTTCCGCATCCTGATGGACCAAGTAGGGTAATAAATTCGTTTTTTTTGATTTTTAAATTAATTGTATCTAGAGTTTTATTACTACTATTAGTGTAGTAATGACTTAAGTCTTTAATCTCTAAGATAAGGTTATTCAACTAATGGGACCCTCCTTTTTTATACATGCATCAATAAATTGCATGAGAGTAGATTATACTTTATATTAATTCTTATGTAAATAATTTTTATTTAATGTTTATTTTGGTAATTTAGTATCAAGTATGATTTTTCCAAATTTACCTTCTCTGTATTCTTTTATTAGTGTTTTTGATGTTCGTTCAATGTCTATTTCGCAGTTTTTATTTATAAATCCTCTTGCCTTTGCAAATTCTTTTAAAATTTGAAGTGACTCTGTTGAGTCTATATTATATTTATCCAATAATTTATTTTTATTATTATTGTGCATTTCTTTAAGTAAATAGAGTGAAAGTTCCGTGTTGTCTATTATTATTTTCTCTTTTATCATGTCTAAGATTGCGAGTTTTTTTGCAATCTCTTGGTCTTCTAAATTATGCCATAATATCCCTGGCATATCAAAGATATTAATTTCTTCATTTACTTTAACGATTTGTATATTTTTTGTATGCCCTGGTTTGTTTGCAACACTTGTACTTTTTCGCCCTACTAATAGGTTAATTATTGATGATTTGCCAACATTTGGAACTCCAATTACTAAAACTTTTATCTTTTCTGTATAAGTTTTAATTGTTTTCACATTTGCTGTTTTTTTTATGATGTCTATGATTTGTTTTTTCATTCCTTTTTTGTAAATATTGCTAATTATCACATTGTTCCCAATAGACTCGAAATATGCTTTCCATTTTAAAATTTCTCTTTCAAG from Borrelia turcica IST7 includes the following:
- a CDS encoding ABC transporter ATP-binding protein — protein: MNNLILEIKDLSHYYTNSSNKTLDTINLKIKKNEFITLLGPSGCGKTTLIKILGGFLNQNEGEVYFLSKEISKTSPNKRELNTVFQNYALFPHMNVFDNISFGLRMKKINKNLIKEKVKSSLSLIGMQKFAYRNINELSGGQKQRVAIARAIVMEPKLLLLDEPLSALDLKMRQEMQRELKNIQRKLGITFIYVTHDQEEALTMSDRIVVMNEGVILQIGTPEEIYNEPNTKFVADFIGESNIFDGTYEKEFVVNMFGKDFECLDKGFYNKEPVDLVIRPEDVKILPKGKGHLSGIITSAIFQGVHYEMTLEIEKSNWLIQSTKLTNVGEEVDIFLEPNDIHVMGKKQ
- the ylqF gene encoding ribosome biogenesis GTPase YlqF, encoding MSNKINWFPGHMKRALELINENLKRTNIVLEILDARAPLSSKNPLTEKLIKNAKKDKIILLNKSDLALEREILKWKAYFESIGNNVIISNIYKKGMKKQIIDIIKKTANVKTIKTYTEKIKVLVIGVPNVGKSSIINLLVGRKSTSVANKPGHTKNIQIVKVNEEINIFDMPGILWHNLEDQEIAKKLAILDMIKEKIIIDNTELSLYLLKEMHNNNKNKLLDKYNIDSTESLQILKEFAKARGFINKNCEIDIERTSKTLIKEYREGKFGKIILDTKLPK